A single window of Tiliqua scincoides isolate rTilSci1 chromosome 10, rTilSci1.hap2, whole genome shotgun sequence DNA harbors:
- the RPL11 gene encoding large ribosomal subunit protein uL5 isoform X2, with the protein MAQQDQGEKENPMRELRIRKLCLNICVGESGDRLTRAAKVLEQLTGQTPVFSKARYTVRSFGIRRNEKIAVHCTVRGAKAEEILEKGLKVREYELRKSNFSDTGNFGFGIQEHIDLGIKYDPSIGIYGLDFYVVLGRPGFSIADKKRRTGSIGAKHRISKEEAMRWFQQKYDGIILPGK; encoded by the exons caaCAAGACCAGGGTGAGAAAGAGAACCCTATGCGGGAGCTGCGCATCCGCAAGCTCTGCCTGAACATCTGTGTTGGGGAGAGCGGGGACAGGCTCACCCGGGCAGCCAAAGTGCTGGAGCAACTCACAGGCCAGACCCCTGTCTTCTCAAAAG CTCGATACACTGTCAGATCCTTTGGAATCAGGAGGAATGAGAAGATTGCTGTTCACTGTACTGTTCGTGGGGCCAAAGCCGAGGAGATATTGGAGAAAGGGTTGAAG GTGCGAGAATACGAACTGAGGAAAAGCAACTTCTCAGACACTGGCAACTTTGGCTTTGGAATCCAGGAGCACATCGATCTGGGGATTAAATATGATCCCAGCATTGGGATCTACGGCTTGGACTTCTACGTG gtgCTGGGTAGGCCAGGCTTCAGCATTGCTGACAAGAAGCGCCGAACCGGCAGCATTGGGGCCAAGCACAGGATCAGCAAGGAAGAAGCCATGCGCTGGTTCCAGCAGAAG TATGATGGCATCATCCTTCCTGGTAAATGA
- the LOC136661376 gene encoding kelch-like protein 31 translates to MAPKKKALKKTKPVKIEATINATMVEDPSLDIDHQQQVDGLFENGSDGFLCTATEVRNPCHVINVLEEINRMHQEKFLCDLTIATKTKSFSVHKLVMSSCSGYFRSLLSRNPHLQQVDLQDVSSLGLATVITYAYTGKLSLSLYTIGSIISTASQLQMCDLLNMCTNFLIQEMDVKNWMYITNMAETYNLNQTKDAAMKFIQEHFLEFSDTEQFMKLTFDQLNELLMDDSLEISSEIVAFQIAMKWLEFDPKRIKHAADLLKNVRFGTIPAHELINYVQAVPCMMQNPDCHKLLVDAMNYHLLPYQQNDLQSRRTKIRRGQKVLLMVGGRPCASEKALSKDVSYRDQEENWNKLTEMPTKCFNQCVAVMDGFLYVTGGEDQNDARNLAKHAVDNLCRYDPRFNTWLHLASMAHKRTHFSLSVFNGHLYAIGGRNAKGTLVSIECYVPSANHWQAKADMELPRCCHASVVIGDRILVTGGYVNNAYSRTVCSYDPAADSWREGPWLSSPRGWHCAANLADHAYVLGGSQLGPRGERVDVLPVECYNPSTNQWSSLAPLPIGLSMAGIATLGGRILLVGGWNESGKKYQKCVHAYDPDLNEWTEDGELPEGTVGVSCCTITLPHRSSRGSRASSVGSATVSM, encoded by the exons ATGGCGCCCAAGAAGAAAGCCTTGAAGAAAACCAAGCCGGTGAAGATAGAGGCCACCATTAATGCCACAATGGTAGAGGACCCTTCACTTGACATTGACCACCAGCAGCAGGTGGATGGCCTGTTTGAAAACGGTTCAGATGGGTTCCTCTGCACTGCCACGGAAGTGAGGAATCCATGCCACGTCATCAATGTTCTGGAGGAGATAAATCGCATGCACCAAGAAAAGTTCCTCTGTGACCTCACTATTGCTACCAAAACAAAATCCTTCAGTGTTCACAAGTTGGTCATGTCTTCATGCAGTGGGTATTTCAGAAGCCTGCTGTCCAGGAACCCCCACCTTCAACAGGTGGACCTCCAAGATGTCTCCTCCTTGGGCTTGGCTACCGTCATCACCTATGCCTACACAGGAAAACTGAGTCTTTCTCTGTATACGATTGGCAGCATCATTTCCACAGCCAGCCAGCTGCAGATGTGTGATCTCCTCAACATGTGTACCAATTTCCTCATCCAGGAGATGGATGTGAAAAACTGGATGTACATTACCAATATGGCAGAAACATACAACCTCAACCAGACAAAGGATGCTGCAATGAAGTTCATTCAGGAACATTTTCTAGAATTCTCCGACACTGAACAATTCATGAAACTCACTTTTGATCAGCTCAACGAACTGCTAATGGACGACAGCCTGGAGATCTCTAGCGAGATTGTGGCCTTTCAGATCGCCATGAAATGGCTTGAGTTTGACCCCAAGAGAATCAAGCATGCTGCTGACCTCCTGAAAAACGTCAGGTTTGGCACCATCCCAGCTCATGAGTTGATCAACTATGTTCAAGCCGTGCCATGTATGATGCAGAATCCAGACTGCCACAAACTGTTGGTTGATGCCATGAACTATCACTTACTGCCCTACCAGCAAAATGACCTTCAGTCCAGAAGGACCAAGATCCGAAGAGGCCAGAAGGTGCTGCTCATGGTCGGTGGCCGTCCGTGTGCAAGCGAGAAAGCTCTCAGCAAAGATGTGAGCTACAGAGATCAAGAAGAGAACTGGAACAAGCTCACAGAGATGCCAACCAAGTGTTTCAACCAGTGTGTGGCAGTGATGGATGGATTTCTCTACGTGACGGGAGGAGAAGATCAAAACGATGCCCGGAACCTGGCAAAACATGCCGTTGACAATCTGTGCAG GTATGACCCACGTTTCAACACTTGGCTGCACCTGGCAAGCATGGCGCACAAAAGAACACATTTCAGCCTCAGTGTGTTCAACGGGCACCTCTATGCTATTGGAGGCCGCAACGCCAAGGGCACCCTTGTCTCAATTGAATGCTATGTCCCTTCTGCCAACCACTGGCAAGCCAAAGCGGACATGGAGCTGCCCCGCTGCTGCCATGCTAGTGTGGTCATTGGTGACAGGATCCTGGTGACAGGTGGCTATGTGAACAACGCCTACTCCCGCACTGTCTGTAGCTATGACCCGGCTGCAGATTCTTGGCGAGAGGGTCCTTGGCTGAGTAGTCCCAGGGGCTGGCACTGTGCTGCCAACTTGGCAGACCATGCCTACGTCCTGGGGGGCAGCCAGCTGGGCCCGCGTGGGGAGAGGGTGGACGTGCTGCCAGTGGAATGCTACAATCCTTCCACCAACCAGTGGAGTTCCTTGGCCCCCCTGCCCATTGGCTTGAGCATGGCTGGAATCGCCACCCTCGGTGGGAGAATCCTGCTCGTTGGGGGTTGGAACGAAAGTGGAAAGAAATACCAGAAGTGTGTCCATGCCTATGACCCAGACCTGAATGAATGGACCGAGGATGGGGAACTTCCTGAAGGCACTGTGGGGGTGTCATGCTGCACCATCACACTCCCCCACCGAAGCTCCAGGGGGTCCAGGGCTAGCTCTGTGGGCTCAGCAACAGTCAGTATGTAA
- the RPL11 gene encoding large ribosomal subunit protein uL5 isoform X1 has translation MAQQDQGEKENPMRELRIRKLCLNICVGESGDRLTRAAKVLEQLTGQTPVFSKARYTVRSFGIRRNEKIAVHCTVRGAKAEEILEKGLKVREYELRKSNFSDTGNFGFGIQEHIDLGIKYDPSIGIYGLDFYVVLGRPGFSIADKKRRTGSIGAKHRISKEEAMRWFQQKYDGIILPGK, from the exons ATGGCG caaCAAGACCAGGGTGAGAAAGAGAACCCTATGCGGGAGCTGCGCATCCGCAAGCTCTGCCTGAACATCTGTGTTGGGGAGAGCGGGGACAGGCTCACCCGGGCAGCCAAAGTGCTGGAGCAACTCACAGGCCAGACCCCTGTCTTCTCAAAAG CTCGATACACTGTCAGATCCTTTGGAATCAGGAGGAATGAGAAGATTGCTGTTCACTGTACTGTTCGTGGGGCCAAAGCCGAGGAGATATTGGAGAAAGGGTTGAAG GTGCGAGAATACGAACTGAGGAAAAGCAACTTCTCAGACACTGGCAACTTTGGCTTTGGAATCCAGGAGCACATCGATCTGGGGATTAAATATGATCCCAGCATTGGGATCTACGGCTTGGACTTCTACGTG gtgCTGGGTAGGCCAGGCTTCAGCATTGCTGACAAGAAGCGCCGAACCGGCAGCATTGGGGCCAAGCACAGGATCAGCAAGGAAGAAGCCATGCGCTGGTTCCAGCAGAAG TATGATGGCATCATCCTTCCTGGTAAATGA